The genomic interval TTTGTTACCTTTTTTCTCGCTTTAATCGCTAAATTTGGATATGTATTATCAAGAATAGTAATAATAGCATTTGCCATTTCCTTTGCATTCGATTTAGAAACTAATAATCCATCAATTTTATCATCTATTAAAAAAGGAATTCCACCAACATTCGTACTCACTACAGGCAATCCTAAAGCCATTGCTTCCATTACACTTACTGGTGTATTGTCAAAGTTGGTTGTATTGATAAAAATATCAAATTCTTCAGATTTTTTATGCCAATTTTCTTTTAAAAGAACTCCTGTAAATTCTACAGAATTTTCTAATTTCAATTCTGATACCAATTTTACACAGTCATCATAACTATAGTCTACAAAAGGCCCTACCATGCAAAGTTTTGCATTTGGATATTCTTTTTTTAATACATTTAAAACCTTTATAGCCAATGTGGGGTTGTAAATTTCTTTAAAAGCTCTTACCCAAAATAATTTAGGTACTAAAGATTCTCTTAACTTAAAATTATAATTTTCAATTTCTACAATATTCGGAATAAACATGGTTTTGTATCCTTTTTCTTCAAAAGCTGATTTTAAATAATTTGAAGGAGCTATATTTTTGTATGAATTTTTAAAGATCAAATCACTAAAAAAAGGATTTTTATCTAACCTATGCGGTAAATCACCTCCATGTAAAATAGGGATATATTTTAATCTAAAAACCCTTGATAATTGAGAAATAATCAATGCATAATAGAAGTTAACTGTACTAAAGGTATCAATTAAAACATAATCTACCTTATTTCTATTTTTCAATAAAGAAAAACACATATCCAGTAATCTCAATATTTTATTTGTTTTATCTGATGAAACTGTTAAAGAAAAACCTTCCTGTCTTAATAAACTAGATAAAACCATTAATGTGGAGTTATATTTAGTCTTTTTAGTTAAATTATTACCTATATAAAGAATCTTCTTATTCCTCATCAATTAACTCATTTTCAATATTTGTAATTCTTATCAAACTTAAAGCATACATAAAACCTGGCAAAGCAACTCGCATTGCAGAGTGGTTAATTGTTAAAAACCACATCATATAAAACATAATTATAAATGCTTTTTGAAAATTATTTGCTTGAAAAAAATTAAGCAATGGTACTAGTAATAACAATAATAACAAAACAAAACCAATAATTCCATGTTCTTCTATCAATCTCCCCACTTCATTATGAGATGCTGCAGTAACTCTTTCATTAGATTTCATTCTTTCATACTTACCATTCCCAACACCAATTCCTAAAGGGTGTTCATAAAAACTAGTAAACTGGGATACCAAAATATCTATCCTACCTGTAGAGATATCTTTCTTTTCTATTCCTCTTGCATTTTTATTAGCATATCTATTGTCTATCATGCCTCCCGTTACATTAGAAGTATACATCCAAATAGAAATAATAAAAAAACCAATAATTAATAGATACTTAAAAAGAATTTGAAAACTTATTTTTTTATATAAAATGAAATAAAATGAAAAAAGAAGTAGTGCAATCACAGCTGTAAGAATTCCTCCTCTAGAAAAAGTTAATAATCCTCTATAAATAAAGTAAATTAAAAAGAAAGCATCTAAAAAGATATAGCCCGTTAATTTTTCTTTTAATAACAAAAAAACTACTAAAATTACAATACCTAAACCAATGGCTGTTGCTACTTGATTAGGTCCAAAACCTCCAGAAGCTTCAAAATTTGCTGCACCTCCAAAAACAATTTCTTTTAAATCTGGTGTTCTAAAATATAAATAGGTAATCATAGAGAACAAAGGCAATAACATAAAGAATAGGGCATTCATTAATACTTGTTTAGGTATGTGTCTGTAATAAAAATAAAGTGCACAAATACCTAATACAATAGGACCGCTTAAATTAAATACAATATTTTTACGTAAAGACTCCCCTTCTGGCACTTGTGTAAAAACAATACCTAATAATAAAAGTAAAATATAAAATATAAAATGAACAGAAAACTTTTGCTTAAAAGGTCCCAAAAATATGCCCAATAATAAAAATAGTGCTACACCATATTTACCTGTTTCATAGAGAATAGTTCCACCAATCATTCTTAGAAATATTTCACCCCCCACCAAATACGAAGCAAATAAAAATGCTTCTTCATTTCTATTTTTAGAACTATAAATTAATAAGATAGGAAGTACTAAACATACCACCCCATAGACTTTCGGAAAAACAGGAAGTGTTCCTAAAAAACCGATAAGAATATGAATACCTATTAATTTTAATTTATTATTTAATATATATTGAACCAAATTAAGAAGTGTATAATTTTATTAATTGACTGATAAAATGTTCTTGAGAATATTTTTTTTGTACATTTTTATAGTGCATTTCTCCAAAGGATTCTCTTTTATCTTTATCTGAAATATACATTTCTAATGCTGTAGCAAATGCAATACTATTTTCTTTTTCTACAACTAAACCAGATTGTCCATTTTCTACAACTTTACTACATTCACCTACGTCAGTTACAACTACAGGTAATTTAGCCAATCCATACTCTAATAATGAAACTGGTAGACCTTCTGATTTAGATGACAATACACCAATTGTAGCTTGTTTAAGTATAAATTCTATATCCAAACAGATGCCATATAAAAAAACTGATTTGTCTAATTTATTTTCTAGAATAAATTGTTTAATTTTTTTTGAATAATTATCATTAAAATCTTTCCCTATAAAATGTAAAGTCCAATCTGAATATTTAACATGAATTTTCTTAAATGATTCTAAAAGATTTAAATGATTTTTAACTTCTTTTAAAGAAGCCAAAATTACAATTCTTTTATTATTTTTTCCGTATAATTTAGTTCTTTTGTTTTTATTTATAAATTGTGGAAAATTATCTAGTTTAATTGACACTTTGTGTTTTAATTTTTTAATAGACCAAGTATTAAGCTCATCATTTACATTGATAATTCCATCAAAAAAAAAGCTAACAAATTTAATCACATAAAATTTAAATCCACTTAGGTTAACGTAACTTCCCGTGTGATTGTGCCAAATAATTTTCACATTTGGGTACAAAAACTTGATGCAAAAAGCAAAAAAAGAAGACGTAGTATGCGCATGAATAATACTAATATTATTATTTTTTAAATACTTCTTAAATCTAAGAATTGAAGATAACTCAATACTTTTTTTTCTGTTTAAAAATAAAAAACTTACATTTTCATTTAAGTTACTTTTTAAAATCCCTTCTTTCCTAGTTGCACATATATGCGAATTAATACCTTCCTCACAAAGTGCATTTGCAATATTAACAGCTAGTACTTCTGCTCCACCAGCATCTAAAGAATCTATGACCTGTATAACTCCTAATTCTTTATTCATTCTTTAATAATTCTTTTACGGCTCCTTCAAAAGTCTCTAAAGTATACTTTTGAGACCATTTTTTAGCCTCCACAACTTTTTCTAGATACTTGTTCTCATCAGCTAAATAACTTTTTATTTCTGTAGCAATAGTATCCGCATTTGCATCCGGTTTTAAGAGACTGCCTCTGCTATTGTTCCCTAGCATATCTTGAACACAAGAAATATCTGTAGAAATAGGTAAACATCCCCAAAACATGGCTTCCGCAACTACTTTTGGCCAACCTTCAGATTTTGAAATAAAAATAAGAAAATGAGCATCTATAAACGCTTTTTTAACCTCATCTTTATTTACATTTCCATGCAAAATTATATGATTATCTAATTTATGTAATTCAATATAATTTTCTATTTCTTCTCTTTTTACACCACCACCATACAAATCTAAAGAAATATCATAGCCTTTTTTAATCAGTTCATGAGCAGATTGTACACTTAATAAAGGTTGTTTTCCTTCTGTGAATCCACCCACAAAAACTAATTTAATTTTTTTCTCAAACGTTTTTACGGGTATTTCTTCAATTTCTGATTGATGATAGCTTGCTGTAAAAAACGGGACAATATTTTTAGTCTGATTTGGCCAATCTCCATACACCAATACTTTCATGTTTTTTGTTAAAAAAGGACTTCCTAATAACCATTTTTGAAATTTATAGGTAATCGGTTGCTGACTATTTGGGTCCCAATTCCCTGCATATTTAGCCGTTTTAGGTTTTGACGGAAATAAAATTTGAACCAAACTCCCTAACAAACCAATATTTCCTGGACATCTAAGATGAATATGATCTACTTGTTTCATAACCTTATAAATCAACCCACATATTTGAGGAATCACCAATAACGATTTCAACAAATTTTTAATGGAAGTAATATCAAAATTAGGAATTGCAACTACTTTTATATTGGAATGACAATATGAAGTTTCAATATCTGTAATCTCTTCATTAGATATAGGTGCTAAAATAATTATTTCATCTACGTACTTTGCCCACAAATTCATTTCACGCACATAAGGTTCATATGAATAAATTTGTCCATCTTTTATTTTATGGACAGCATGTGTGATGATTGCAAACTTCATAAAACCTTATTTTTTTAGAATCAATTCTACTCTCTTTTTTAAATTCGAAGTATTTAATAAAAATTTATTTTCAAAAACACTTCTAGCTCCTTCTTGTAACTTTAAATACAACGTCTCATTATCTAATACTTTATTTATCCGATAACTTAAGTTTTCAGAGCTTTTAAAGTCAAAAAAGTATCCATTAATTTTTTCATCCAAAATTTCTGGTATTCCACCCACTTTATGTGCTAATATAGGGGTATTAAAAGCGATTGCCTCTAAATTAACCATCCCGAAAGCTTCATCTTCACTTGCAGAAACGTGTAATTTAGATTTAGCTAAAATTTCATAAACTCCTTTTTGAGATATACTCCCTGTAAAAACGCAAGAATTGTAAACATTTAATTTTTTAGATAAAACTATTTGCTCTGATCTCGTAATACCATCTCCAACAAAATAGAATATATAATTCGGATGTTTCTCTAGAATAGTGGGTATTGCATTAATTAAAACTTCTTGTCCTTTAGAAGGATTAAATCTTCCTACAAATGAAACTATTTCTTCTTTTTTGACATTAAAATTTAAAGTAAAATCTTTTAAGAGAAAGTAAATAATTTTTATATGTTTATTTTTTATAGATAAATATTCTTTTAAATCTTCAGCTGTCTTTTCTGAATTTGTATGAATTTCCGTAGCAAATAGATTTAACAATAAAGACTTACGTGTTTTTAATATTTTCTCTTTAAACCAATGTCTTTGAGAGTCTACCTTTAATTGAGTTGAAGTAGTTCTATACCAAGCTATTCTATTTTTAATTCCAAATAAAAATCCCCCAATCATTGAAATATTAACAGCTCCAAATGTACTAATGATATAAATTGGTTTCTCTTCTTTTATTACCTCTCTTAAAAACAATAAATCTGCTAATTTTGTAGGTCTTTTAGATGGCCATGTTTTATAAATCAATCCATTAGAATCATCATCCCTAATTTTATTTTTATCAAAAATAATAACGACTTTAAAGCCCATCTCCATAAAAGTTCTCCCCAACTCATTAAAATATGTTGTGGCTGAAGTAATTTGTGGTGAACTTGTTATAATTACGGTTTTATGATTCTTCATTAAATTCTTATTTATAAAACTTTATTGTTTTATCGTTGGTTTATTAAAAATCAATGATAATAAACCAACAAACCTACCTATGGCTTCTGTAAAAGCTTCCTTTTTTTTATGGGTTGTAATTACATTTACAAATCTTAACATCATTAATACAATAGCAATAGTATTCCATTTAAAACGTGCTTTAAAAGTAGGATTCAGATATTTTACACGCCAAACATACCAACCATTTCTAGTCACCATTTTACCATACTTAAATTTATTAGGTCTACCGGCTGAGTCATGGTGGTGTTCTAAAAGCACCGTAGTTGCCAATACATTTTTTCCGAATTTTAAAGCTCTTAATGAAAAATCTGCATCTTCATACAAACCATACCCTTCAAAATAAGTAGAAAAATTTATAGTATTTACTACTTTTTTTCTAAAAGACATAGACATACCTATTAACAAATCTACTTGATAGTTTTTACCTGTTAAAGGATATCCACAAGAAATTCCATTAGAAAACTCAGGCATAATTCCTGGTAATTGGTCACTTCCTAATCTTAAGTAATTTCTAAGCACATGTCGTTGACCTAATTTAACATGAAAACCGTCAATACAAATATACTTTTTTGGATGATAATAATCTGTTGTATTTTTTTTCCAGTTATTTTCATTGGTTGCAATACCTCCTACTCCTGTAATATCATTATCAGAATTAAAAACATTTTTTAAATTTTTAAAATAATCGATATCTAAAATAGTATCATCATCTAAAAAACAAACGATATCCATAGTTTCACTAACTCTTTCTATTCCAAAGTTACGTTGTTTGGTTAACCCTCGTTCTTTATCTGAAACTTTAAAATAGGTTAAATTTTGAAACTTATTTAATTCAAGAATTTCTTTTGTTAAATCATTTGTAGAACCATCTATAATTAAAATCTCATCAGGGTATAAACTTTGTATAGCAACTGTTTTCAACAGGTTTAACAAAGCTGTTGGTCTCATATAAGTACAAATAATTAAACTAAACTTCATGAATTAGCATTTTATTTGCCCAATGCATACTTTTCTTCCATCTTTTATTCATGGATTTTATATATAATAAAGGGTTTTTAATTTGTTGATATTTATAAAACTTAAGATATAATAGCACTTTATATCCTAAAAGTTGTTGCCTTGTTTGGTGCTTTAAGTTATATGCTAAAACTGTTGGAGATGGTTTGGGTTGTATTTTATCATTTGCCCATTTTGGAGAAAACTTAGCTCTAAAACCGCCAATTGGTGCTTTTAAATGTAGCATTTTAACATAAGGTAAATACATTATTTCACATCCTTTATTTTTTAATTGCATACCAAAGTCTGTATCTTCTCCATAACCAAATTCATGTTCTGGTTTAAAACTACAATTTTCTAAATATGTACTTTTAACTAGCGATGCATTTGTTCCAAAACCTCCCCATTGAAAAGGTATTTTATTCTTTTCTATTTCCCCATTTTGCAAACAACTAATTGTTAAACTAGAAACTCCAAATTGTTTAAGATAATCAAAAGACTTCCTTAATAAATCTTTTTCAAACCGAATATCATCATCTGCAAAAAACACCCAATTAGAAGTTACTTTAGACAAAGCGATATTTCTTGCGTTACAAGCTCCTAATTGATGAATAAATGTGTGATCTATTTTAAATGGCCAATCATTATTTAAATAATCTAAGTCTGAAACAGAATTTTCTACACCATTCTGTTCTACAATAATTACCTTTTCAGGAAGCAACGTTTGCTTAGACAAATCTACTAATACATTATATAAATGCTCTTTACGTCCTAATGTAGGTATTAATACATCAATAGTATTATTTTTAAGTAATTTAAGTGTAGAATTTATTTCAATAGAACTCAAATCAATTTTTACATTTTTTTTCCTTCTATAAAAAAAGGCATTTATTAATGGTAAAAGATTAAATTTTTTATCAAAAATTAACTCGTTAAAAAACAATAAAAATAACCAAACAGATTTATAATGTTGTTTCACAAATTTATAAAGTACAACTTTAGAAGCTTTAGGTGTATTTATCGGATTTATTTTTTTTAATAATTTTGGTTCAGAACAACAACATAAACCATTAGGCATTGCTATCTTTGCCATAGAATTTAAAAATAAATCAAAATCTTTATTAGGTTTTATAATTTTTTTTAATATTACAGATGCATGAATTACACCAACAGCACTACTCATTTGCCAAGTTGGAAACCTAACGGTTTTATTAACATTTATAGAGGAAGATTGTTCTACATAACCAATACTATCTGGTAAAAAATTAAAGGAAGAAGGATTGTAAGAAAGCATCATTCTATGATGATGAAAATACAGGTTGTAATCAGTTATATTTAAGTATTCTTTAAATTCCTTATAACACCAAAAAATTGATTTCTCAGGATATTTAGTAGCTACATCTAATAAAATAGCAGCAATAGATTCATTTGAATTAAATGAAATAATCTTAAATTTATCAGCAACAATTTCTGTTACTTTATTATTTTTATGATATATTATAATCATTTAATTATAGTTTTAAAAAAAGCAATATTCTCTACCACTTTTTTATTAATATCAAATACTTGCTCCACACGTTCCCTTGCTTTTACACCTATCGTTTTTCTTAGCTCATTATCCTTTAATACTTCTACTATTTTTGATGCATATTCGCTATGATTTGAAGGGTGTACTAAAAAACCACTTTCACCATCTTTAATTAATTCTTGAGACCAACCAATATTACTATTTATTACTGCTTTTTGCATCGCCATAGATTCTATAGTAACCATACCCAAGGTTTCTGCATAAGTTGGAAAGACACAAACATGTGCTTTTTTTATGTATTTTTCCATCGATTCGTATGGAACTTTACCTAAATAACTTACTTTTAATTCCAATGAATAACTCTTTATCTGTTCTTCTATTAAGGTCCAAGTTGAAGGTGAATTTGTACTAATATCTGAAGCATCATCTCCTATTAAAAGTAAATGTGCTTTAGGGTATTGTTTTATAACTCTATCCATAATTACAGGTAATTCTAATACCCCTTTTTTACGAATTAAAGTTCCAAAATACAGTACAAGACCATCATCATATTGATCGGTTGGATATTTATCAAAACGATCTAAGGCAACACCGTTATGAATGGTTTTTATTTCCTTAGTTTTAATATTAAACAATTCTTTAGTTAATTTTCCGGCATAGTCTGTTGGAGCAATGTATGCCGTAGCTTTTGAAATTGCTAATTTTTCGAACCAAAAATTTTTAATTTTCTGTTTACGCTTCTCTAAATAACAAAAATAAGTATCACTTCCATGAAGTCTAATAACTAAAGGAATCTTAAAATTCATAAAAGCTGTAATTCCTGTCCAATCTGGCGCTTCAATTATTTGAATATTCTCTGTTTCAATTACTTTGTTTATATATATTTGAATATGTTTACGATAGAAATACCATTTACCATAAGCATAATCTTTATTTTTTATTAAATGAACACGAACTCCATTGTCTTTAAAAATTTCATCCTTTTTTTGACCATATACAAATACAGTAATTTGATGTTGCTTTTTCACCAATGCTTGCACCAAATTTTTTATACTAGAACCAATACCTGCAGAATGATTTGTTTTTTCATGTGGATATTCTGGTGTTAAAAAAGCTACATTCATATTAATTTAAAATTTTATGAATAGTTTTCCAAATTTCTTCAGATGTATTCGATGGATTTTCACCACATATAATCTTGTACCATTCTTTGGTTGTCTTTAATTCACTCTCATTTATACCCTTTATAATAACTTTTTCTATTTCATCAGAACTATTAATCCATAAAACAGCTTCTTTTGAAGGCATTGATTTAAAATGGATATATTTATAAATTTCATCAATATTCCAAATAGAATTTGTAGTCTTTTTTGTATTATAATTTAGGTATGCACAAGCTTTATTCTGAGCAACATAATCAAAAACCATTGAAGAACCAACATTAATAACCATTTCTGTATGATAAACCGTATTTGCTAACAAATCTAAATCTT from Polaribacter sejongensis carries:
- a CDS encoding glycosyltransferase family 2 protein, translating into MKFSLIICTYMRPTALLNLLKTVAIQSLYPDEILIIDGSTNDLTKEILELNKFQNLTYFKVSDKERGLTKQRNFGIERVSETMDIVCFLDDDTILDIDYFKNLKNVFNSDNDITGVGGIATNENNWKKNTTDYYHPKKYICIDGFHVKLGQRHVLRNYLRLGSDQLPGIMPEFSNGISCGYPLTGKNYQVDLLIGMSMSFRKKVVNTINFSTYFEGYGLYEDADFSLRALKFGKNVLATTVLLEHHHDSAGRPNKFKYGKMVTRNGWYVWRVKYLNPTFKARFKWNTIAIVLMMLRFVNVITTHKKKEAFTEAIGRFVGLLSLIFNKPTIKQ
- a CDS encoding glycosyltransferase — encoded protein: MNKELGVIQVIDSLDAGGAEVLAVNIANALCEEGINSHICATRKEGILKSNLNENVSFLFLNRKKSIELSSILRFKKYLKNNNISIIHAHTTSSFFAFCIKFLYPNVKIIWHNHTGSYVNLSGFKFYVIKFVSFFFDGIINVNDELNTWSIKKLKHKVSIKLDNFPQFINKNKRTKLYGKNNKRIVILASLKEVKNHLNLLESFKKIHVKYSDWTLHFIGKDFNDNYSKKIKQFILENKLDKSVFLYGICLDIEFILKQATIGVLSSKSEGLPVSLLEYGLAKLPVVVTDVGECSKVVENGQSGLVVEKENSIAFATALEMYISDKDKRESFGEMHYKNVQKKYSQEHFISQLIKLYTS
- a CDS encoding glycosyltransferase family 4 protein, which encodes MKFAIITHAVHKIKDGQIYSYEPYVREMNLWAKYVDEIIILAPISNEEITDIETSYCHSNIKVVAIPNFDITSIKNLLKSLLVIPQICGLIYKVMKQVDHIHLRCPGNIGLLGSLVQILFPSKPKTAKYAGNWDPNSQQPITYKFQKWLLGSPFLTKNMKVLVYGDWPNQTKNIVPFFTASYHQSEIEEIPVKTFEKKIKLVFVGGFTEGKQPLLSVQSAHELIKKGYDISLDLYGGGVKREEIENYIELHKLDNHIILHGNVNKDEVKKAFIDAHFLIFISKSEGWPKVVAEAMFWGCLPISTDISCVQDMLGNNSRGSLLKPDANADTIATEIKSYLADENKYLEKVVEAKKWSQKYTLETFEGAVKELLKNE
- a CDS encoding glycosyltransferase family 2 protein → MIIIYHKNNKVTEIVADKFKIISFNSNESIAAILLDVATKYPEKSIFWCYKEFKEYLNITDYNLYFHHHRMMLSYNPSSFNFLPDSIGYVEQSSSINVNKTVRFPTWQMSSAVGVIHASVILKKIIKPNKDFDLFLNSMAKIAMPNGLCCCSEPKLLKKINPINTPKASKVVLYKFVKQHYKSVWLFLLFFNELIFDKKFNLLPLINAFFYRRKKNVKIDLSSIEINSTLKLLKNNTIDVLIPTLGRKEHLYNVLVDLSKQTLLPEKVIIVEQNGVENSVSDLDYLNNDWPFKIDHTFIHQLGACNARNIALSKVTSNWVFFADDDIRFEKDLLRKSFDYLKQFGVSSLTISCLQNGEIEKNKIPFQWGGFGTNASLVKSTYLENCSFKPEHEFGYGEDTDFGMQLKNKGCEIMYLPYVKMLHLKAPIGGFRAKFSPKWANDKIQPKPSPTVLAYNLKHQTRQQLLGYKVLLYLKFYKYQQIKNPLLYIKSMNKRWKKSMHWANKMLIHEV
- a CDS encoding glycosyltransferase family 4 protein; this encodes MKNHKTVIITSSPQITSATTYFNELGRTFMEMGFKVVIIFDKNKIRDDDSNGLIYKTWPSKRPTKLADLLFLREVIKEEKPIYIISTFGAVNISMIGGFLFGIKNRIAWYRTTSTQLKVDSQRHWFKEKILKTRKSLLLNLFATEIHTNSEKTAEDLKEYLSIKNKHIKIIYFLLKDFTLNFNVKKEEIVSFVGRFNPSKGQEVLINAIPTILEKHPNYIFYFVGDGITRSEQIVLSKKLNVYNSCVFTGSISQKGVYEILAKSKLHVSASEDEAFGMVNLEAIAFNTPILAHKVGGIPEILDEKINGYFFDFKSSENLSYRINKVLDNETLYLKLQEGARSVFENKFLLNTSNLKKRVELILKK
- a CDS encoding glycosyltransferase family 4 protein; this encodes MRNKKILYIGNNLTKKTKYNSTLMVLSSLLRQEGFSLTVSSDKTNKILRLLDMCFSLLKNRNKVDYVLIDTFSTVNFYYALIISQLSRVFRLKYIPILHGGDLPHRLDKNPFFSDLIFKNSYKNIAPSNYLKSAFEEKGYKTMFIPNIVEIENYNFKLRESLVPKLFWVRAFKEIYNPTLAIKVLNVLKKEYPNAKLCMVGPFVDYSYDDCVKLVSELKLENSVEFTGVLLKENWHKKSEEFDIFINTTNFDNTPVSVMEAMALGLPVVSTNVGGIPFLIDDKIDGLLVSKSNAKEMANAIITILDNTYPNLAIKARKKVTNFSWENNKEKWFQILK
- a CDS encoding O-antigen ligase family protein, producing MVQYILNNKLKLIGIHILIGFLGTLPVFPKVYGVVCLVLPILLIYSSKNRNEEAFLFASYLVGGEIFLRMIGGTILYETGKYGVALFLLLGIFLGPFKQKFSVHFIFYILLLLLGIVFTQVPEGESLRKNIVFNLSGPIVLGICALYFYYRHIPKQVLMNALFFMLLPLFSMITYLYFRTPDLKEIVFGGAANFEASGGFGPNQVATAIGLGIVILVVFLLLKEKLTGYIFLDAFFLIYFIYRGLLTFSRGGILTAVIALLLFSFYFILYKKISFQILFKYLLIIGFFIISIWMYTSNVTGGMIDNRYANKNARGIEKKDISTGRIDILVSQFTSFYEHPLGIGVGNGKYERMKSNERVTAASHNEVGRLIEEHGIIGFVLLLLLLLVPLLNFFQANNFQKAFIIMFYMMWFLTINHSAMRVALPGFMYALSLIRITNIENELIDEE
- a CDS encoding glycosyltransferase family 4 protein, translated to MNVAFLTPEYPHEKTNHSAGIGSSIKNLVQALVKKQHQITVFVYGQKKDEIFKDNGVRVHLIKNKDYAYGKWYFYRKHIQIYINKVIETENIQIIEAPDWTGITAFMNFKIPLVIRLHGSDTYFCYLEKRKQKIKNFWFEKLAISKATAYIAPTDYAGKLTKELFNIKTKEIKTIHNGVALDRFDKYPTDQYDDGLVLYFGTLIRKKGVLELPVIMDRVIKQYPKAHLLLIGDDASDISTNSPSTWTLIEEQIKSYSLELKVSYLGKVPYESMEKYIKKAHVCVFPTYAETLGMVTIESMAMQKAVINSNIGWSQELIKDGESGFLVHPSNHSEYASKIVEVLKDNELRKTIGVKARERVEQVFDINKKVVENIAFFKTIIK